The Metabacillus schmidteae genome has a segment encoding these proteins:
- the ileS gene encoding isoleucine--tRNA ligase has translation MDYKDTLLMPKTDFPMRGNLPKREPLIQEKWEEMKIYEKVQERTKDRPLFVLHDGPPYANGDIHMGHALNKILKDFIVRYKSMIGYCAPYVPGWDTHGLPIETALTKNKKVKRKEMSVAEFRKLCEEYAWEQINGQREQFKRLGVRGDWENPYVTLKPEYEAQQIKVFGEMAKKGYIYKGLKPVYWSPSSESALAEAEIEYADKRSPSIYVAFPVKDGKGVLSNDVKIVIWTTTPWTMPANLGISVHPELEYSVIAADGDQYLVASELVESVASTIGWENYEVAQTLKGSQLDRVVAKHPIYDRESLVMLGEHVTSDGGTGCVHTAPGHGEDDFVVGMQYGLDVLCPVDEKGYMTNEAPGFEGLFYDEANKPITEKLQEVGALLKLQFITHSYPHDWRTKKPTIFRATAQWFASIKDFRDDLLKAVNETKWVPAWGETRLYNMVRDRGDWCISRQRAWGVPIPVFYAENGEPIITDVTIEHVSNLFRDHGSNIWFEREAKDLLPEGFTHEGSPNGKFTKENDIMDVWFDSGSSHQAVLLEREDLQRPADLYLEGSDQYRGWFNSSLSTAVAVTGKAPYKGVLSHGFALDGEGRKMSKSLGNTVVPAKVMNQLGGDILRLWVASVDYQADVRVSDAILKQVAEVYRKIRNTFRFLLGNLSDFNPATDSVSLENLRDVDRYMLVKLNKLTKRVKEAYDQYEFAAIYHAVHNFCTIELSSFYLDFAKDVLYIESKENHERRAIQTVLYETLLSLVKLVTPILPHTADEVWEQIDSVEEESVQLVDMPDVKEYAQADELEKKWDAFMTLRDDVLKALEVARNEKVIGKSLTASISLYPNAEAKALLDSVEEDLKQLFIVSGFEIAGDYAAASEDVQTFDSVKIVISQAEGETCERCWIVTPEIGQVEEHPTLCQRCAAIVKEHY, from the coding sequence GTTGGGATACACATGGTTTGCCAATTGAAACAGCCTTGACAAAAAATAAAAAAGTGAAAAGAAAAGAAATGTCGGTAGCAGAGTTCCGTAAGCTTTGTGAAGAATATGCATGGGAGCAAATCAATGGTCAACGTGAGCAATTTAAGCGACTTGGCGTTCGTGGTGATTGGGAAAATCCTTATGTTACATTGAAGCCGGAATATGAAGCACAGCAAATAAAAGTATTTGGTGAAATGGCGAAAAAAGGATATATCTACAAAGGGTTAAAACCTGTTTATTGGTCTCCATCAAGTGAATCAGCTCTTGCAGAAGCAGAGATTGAATATGCTGACAAACGCTCTCCATCAATTTATGTAGCATTTCCTGTGAAAGATGGAAAAGGTGTTCTTTCAAATGATGTAAAAATTGTCATTTGGACTACAACTCCATGGACAATGCCAGCTAACTTAGGTATTTCAGTACATCCTGAATTAGAATACAGTGTAATTGCAGCAGATGGTGATCAGTATTTAGTTGCATCAGAGCTGGTAGAATCAGTAGCTTCAACTATCGGTTGGGAAAATTATGAAGTTGCACAAACATTAAAAGGCTCTCAGCTCGATCGTGTTGTAGCAAAGCATCCAATTTATGACCGTGAATCATTAGTTATGCTTGGAGAGCATGTAACAAGTGATGGTGGAACTGGTTGTGTTCATACAGCACCAGGTCACGGGGAAGATGACTTTGTTGTTGGGATGCAATATGGCTTGGATGTATTATGTCCTGTTGATGAAAAAGGATATATGACAAACGAAGCCCCTGGTTTTGAAGGATTATTTTACGATGAAGCGAACAAACCGATCACAGAAAAACTACAAGAAGTTGGAGCATTATTAAAGCTTCAGTTTATAACACACTCTTATCCACATGATTGGAGAACAAAAAAGCCAACTATTTTCCGTGCGACAGCACAATGGTTTGCTTCTATTAAAGATTTCCGCGATGACCTTTTAAAAGCTGTAAATGAAACGAAATGGGTACCTGCATGGGGAGAAACACGTCTTTATAACATGGTCCGTGATCGTGGAGATTGGTGTATTTCTCGTCAACGTGCATGGGGTGTACCGATTCCGGTATTTTATGCTGAAAATGGTGAACCAATTATCACAGATGTAACAATTGAGCATGTATCAAACTTGTTCCGTGATCATGGTTCAAATATTTGGTTTGAACGTGAAGCGAAAGATCTTTTACCAGAAGGATTTACCCATGAAGGAAGTCCAAACGGTAAGTTCACAAAAGAAAATGATATTATGGATGTTTGGTTTGATTCAGGCTCTTCTCATCAAGCTGTTTTATTAGAAAGAGAAGATCTCCAAAGACCGGCAGATTTATATCTTGAAGGCTCAGATCAATATCGTGGTTGGTTTAACTCATCTTTATCGACTGCAGTAGCTGTTACCGGTAAAGCACCATACAAAGGTGTTCTAAGCCATGGATTTGCTTTAGATGGTGAAGGTCGTAAAATGAGTAAATCTTTAGGGAACACAGTCGTACCCGCTAAGGTTATGAATCAACTTGGAGGAGATATTCTTCGTTTATGGGTAGCTTCAGTTGATTACCAAGCTGATGTACGTGTATCTGATGCTATTCTTAAACAAGTTGCAGAAGTGTATAGAAAAATTCGTAATACGTTCCGTTTCTTATTAGGAAACTTAAGTGACTTTAATCCGGCAACAGATTCAGTAAGCCTGGAAAATTTACGTGATGTAGACCGTTATATGCTTGTGAAACTTAACAAGTTAACGAAACGTGTTAAAGAAGCATACGATCAATATGAATTTGCAGCCATTTATCATGCCGTACACAATTTCTGTACCATTGAATTAAGCTCATTTTATTTGGATTTTGCAAAAGATGTACTATATATTGAATCAAAAGAAAATCATGAGCGTCGTGCTATTCAAACGGTGCTATATGAAACATTGCTTTCTTTAGTTAAATTAGTAACACCAATTCTTCCTCATACAGCTGATGAAGTCTGGGAGCAAATTGATTCTGTTGAAGAGGAAAGTGTTCAACTTGTTGATATGCCAGATGTAAAAGAGTATGCACAGGCAGATGAACTTGAAAAGAAATGGGATGCTTTCATGACATTACGTGATGATGTGTTAAAAGCATTAGAAGTAGCGCGTAATGAAAAAGTCATTGGAAAATCCTTAACAGCAAGTATTTCTTTATATCCAAATGCAGAGGCAAAAGCATTATTAGACTCTGTTGAGGAAGACTTAAAACAACTATTTATTGTTTCCGGTTTTGAAATTGCAGGAGATTATGCTGCTGCTTCTGAAGATGTTCAAACATTTGATTCAGTAAAGATTGTCATTTCACAAGCTGAAGGTGAAACATGTGAACGTTGTTGGATTGTTACTCCAGAAATTGGTCAAGTTGAAGAACATCCAACATTATGTCAACGATGTGCAGCGATTGTAAAAGAACATTATTAA
- a CDS encoding TraR/DksA family transcriptional regulator, translating to MNKFSGIRYELQVIKEELRARLFDHSLFEMTCDDHQSKNHTLMHHIKEELQDVERALMKIDKGLYGYCEETGEEIPFEKLRILPTARTKYDFFFQELFERKSLPQYDYTHEGTYITGSDY from the coding sequence TTGAATAAATTTTCTGGTATTCGTTATGAATTACAAGTGATAAAAGAAGAACTGCGAGCACGTTTATTTGATCACAGTTTGTTTGAAATGACTTGTGACGATCATCAAAGTAAAAATCATACATTGATGCATCATATAAAAGAGGAACTTCAAGATGTAGAACGTGCCTTAATGAAAATTGATAAAGGACTTTACGGGTATTGTGAAGAAACCGGTGAAGAAATTCCTTTTGAAAAATTAAGGATACTCCCAACAGCTAGAACAAAATATGATTTCTTTTTCCAAGAATTATTTGAACGAAAATCCCTTCCACAATACGACTATACTCATGAAGGAACATATATTACAGGCAGTGATTATTAA
- the lspA gene encoding signal peptidase II has protein sequence MYYYIIAGLIIIIDQLTKWLIVKNMEIGDHIPVIENFLYITSHRNRGAAWGILQGQMWFFYIITAIVIVGLIYYIQKHTKQNVVMGVALGFMLGGAIGNFIDRLFRKEVVDFINTYIFSYDFPIFNIADSALCIGVGLLFIHMLFFEGKKKEQA, from the coding sequence GTGTATTATTACATAATTGCCGGTTTAATTATCATAATTGACCAACTAACAAAATGGTTGATTGTGAAAAATATGGAAATTGGTGATCATATTCCTGTTATTGAAAATTTCCTTTATATCACATCCCATCGTAATAGGGGAGCAGCCTGGGGGATACTTCAAGGACAAATGTGGTTTTTCTACATTATCACAGCAATCGTCATAGTAGGATTGATTTATTATATCCAAAAACATACGAAGCAAAATGTGGTCATGGGTGTTGCATTAGGATTTATGCTGGGTGGAGCAATTGGTAATTTCATTGACCGTTTATTCCGTAAAGAAGTTGTTGATTTTATAAATACATATATCTTTTCATATGACTTCCCAATTTTTAATATAGCTGATTCCGCTTTATGTATTGGAGTTGGATTATTATTTATCCATATGTTGTTTTTTGAAGGGAAAAAGAAGGAGCAAGCTTAA
- a CDS encoding RluA family pseudouridine synthase, with product MNTFELQVNEEHKNERIDKFLSTVNNEWSRTQVQLWIKDGLVKVNDRSIKTNYKCQVDDHITVEIPEPEALDVAAEEMDLDIYYEDQDVLVVNKPKGMVVHPAPGHMSGTLVNGLMAHCKDLSGINGVLRPGIVHRIDKDTSGLLMVAKNDMAHESLVQQLVDKTVTRRYKALVHGNIQHDHGTINAPIGRDKVDRQSMTVTNISSKEAVTHFHVLERFEQYTFVECQLETGRTHQIRVHMKYIGYPLVGDPKYGPKKTLPINGQALHAGILGFEHPRTKEYLEFEAPLPEEFVKVLEQIKNNR from the coding sequence ATGAATACGTTTGAATTACAAGTAAATGAAGAACATAAAAATGAGCGAATTGATAAATTTTTATCTACAGTTAATAATGAATGGTCACGTACTCAAGTACAGCTTTGGATTAAGGATGGATTAGTAAAAGTAAATGACCGATCAATAAAAACAAATTATAAATGCCAAGTAGATGATCATATCACTGTTGAAATACCAGAGCCTGAAGCGTTAGATGTTGCTGCAGAAGAAATGGATTTGGATATCTATTATGAAGATCAGGATGTGTTAGTGGTTAATAAACCAAAAGGAATGGTCGTACATCCTGCCCCGGGTCATATGAGTGGCACTCTTGTGAATGGTTTAATGGCCCATTGCAAAGATCTTTCAGGAATTAATGGTGTGTTAAGACCAGGCATTGTTCATAGAATTGATAAAGATACATCCGGATTACTTATGGTAGCAAAAAATGATATGGCACATGAATCCTTAGTGCAACAACTTGTAGATAAAACGGTTACCCGTCGATACAAAGCACTTGTCCACGGAAATATCCAGCATGATCACGGAACAATTAATGCACCTATTGGTCGTGATAAAGTTGATCGTCAAAGTATGACGGTTACCAATATTAGCAGTAAAGAAGCTGTCACTCACTTTCATGTATTAGAACGATTTGAACAATATACATTTGTTGAGTGTCAACTTGAAACAGGAAGAACACATCAAATTCGTGTTCATATGAAATACATTGGGTATCCACTTGTTGGTGATCCGAAATATGGACCTAAGAAGACGCTGCCGATCAATGGACAGGCACTTCATGCGGGAATCCTTGGTTTTGAGCATCCGAGAACAAAGGAATACCTTGAATTTGAAGCACCATTACCAGAAGAGTTTGTAAAAGTTTTAGAGCAAATTAAAAATAATCGTTGA
- the pyrR gene encoding bifunctional pyr operon transcriptional regulator/uracil phosphoribosyltransferase PyrR → MSQKAVLLDEQAIRRALTRIAHEIIERNKGIEDSVLVGIKTRGIYLANRLAERIEQIEGKKIAIGELDITLYRDDLSKKTDDLEPLVKGSDIPVDVTNQKVILVDDVLYTGRTVRAAMDALVDIGRPANIQLAVLVDRGHRELPIRADYVGKNIPTSSSEKIVVELKEADQQDQVTIHENE, encoded by the coding sequence ATGTCTCAAAAAGCAGTTTTATTAGATGAACAAGCAATCCGCAGAGCACTTACAAGAATTGCTCACGAAATTATCGAGAGAAATAAGGGGATTGAAGATAGCGTCTTAGTCGGTATTAAAACAAGAGGCATTTACCTTGCGAATAGACTAGCTGAACGAATCGAGCAAATTGAAGGAAAAAAAATAGCCATTGGTGAATTAGATATCACTCTTTATCGGGATGATCTATCGAAAAAGACAGATGATCTAGAACCGCTAGTAAAGGGATCTGATATTCCGGTTGATGTAACAAACCAAAAGGTTATCTTAGTTGACGATGTTTTATATACAGGCAGAACTGTAAGAGCAGCTATGGATGCGCTTGTGGATATTGGTAGACCCGCAAATATTCAACTAGCTGTTTTAGTGGATAGAGGTCATCGTGAGTTACCAATACGTGCAGACTATGTGGGGAAAAACATTCCAACATCAAGCTCTGAAAAAATTGTTGTTGAGTTAAAAGAAGCAGACCAGCAAGATCAAGTCACAATACATGAAAATGAATAA
- a CDS encoding solute carrier family 23 protein yields the protein MKEDQIVLDVKDTPKPLTWLALSFQHLFAMFGATILVPFLVELDPAVALISSGLGTIAFLLITKGQVPAYLGSSFAFITPIIVAKASAGIGAAMVGSFLAGLVYGIIALLIKGTGHKWIMKILPPVVVGPVIIVIGLGLAGTAVGMATNDPAGEYSLKYFSAALVTLLITILCSIFLKGFFNLIPVLIGIVGGYIYSLAIGIIDFTNVIEAKWLQVPNFVLPFVDYTPSISLDIVLLMVPVVVVTISEHIGHQLVLGKVVGRDYIEKPGLHRSLLGDGVATMIASLIGGPPNTTYGENIGVLAITRVYSIFVIAGAAVLAILFGFIGKISALISSIPSPVMGGVSILLFGIIASSGLRMMIDSKLDLGNKRNLIIASVILVIGIGEATLKIGNLDLHGMALAALIGIGLNLVLPADKDETINKETA from the coding sequence ATGAAAGAAGATCAAATCGTTTTAGACGTAAAAGATACACCAAAGCCATTAACTTGGCTGGCACTAAGTTTTCAACATTTATTCGCAATGTTTGGTGCAACAATCCTTGTACCATTTCTTGTTGAATTAGACCCGGCAGTAGCTCTAATTTCAAGTGGTCTAGGTACAATAGCATTTTTATTAATTACTAAAGGCCAAGTACCAGCGTATCTCGGGTCATCATTTGCGTTTATAACACCAATTATTGTTGCAAAAGCATCTGCTGGTATAGGTGCAGCTATGGTTGGGAGCTTCTTAGCAGGTTTAGTTTATGGAATAATCGCCTTACTTATTAAAGGAACTGGCCATAAATGGATTATGAAAATCCTTCCACCCGTTGTTGTTGGCCCGGTTATTATCGTTATCGGATTAGGTTTAGCTGGTACAGCAGTTGGAATGGCAACAAATGATCCAGCTGGAGAATACAGCTTAAAATATTTTTCAGCAGCATTAGTCACATTATTAATTACTATCTTATGTTCAATTTTTCTTAAAGGATTTTTTAATCTAATACCAGTGTTAATCGGAATTGTTGGAGGTTACATCTATTCACTGGCAATTGGCATCATTGATTTCACAAATGTTATTGAAGCAAAATGGTTACAAGTACCGAACTTTGTTCTTCCATTTGTTGATTATACACCATCGATATCCCTTGACATTGTTCTGTTGATGGTACCCGTTGTTGTTGTAACAATATCAGAACATATCGGTCACCAATTAGTTTTAGGTAAGGTTGTAGGTAGAGATTATATTGAGAAACCAGGCTTACATCGTTCATTATTGGGAGATGGTGTAGCAACAATGATTGCTTCTCTCATCGGCGGTCCCCCAAACACAACATACGGAGAGAATATCGGAGTATTAGCCATTACAAGAGTTTATAGCATCTTTGTTATAGCAGGTGCTGCAGTACTAGCGATCCTCTTCGGGTTTATAGGAAAGATTTCAGCGTTAATCAGTTCAATCCCTTCTCCAGTTATGGGAGGTGTATCAATTTTATTATTCGGGATTATCGCTTCTTCAGGATTACGAATGATGATTGACAGCAAATTAGACCTTGGAAATAAAAGAAATCTCATTATTGCTTCTGTAATCTTAGTCATAGGAATTGGTGAAGCAACATTGAAAATAGGAAATTTAGACTTGCATGGCATGGCATTAGCTGCGCTTATTGGAATCGGATTGAACTTAGTTCTGCCAGCTGATAAAGATGAAACAATCAATAAAGAAACAGCATAA
- a CDS encoding aspartate carbamoyltransferase catalytic subunit, with protein MLNLLMMNQLSNEEIYSILDDAEQYRAGKGWKPLDTVFVSNLFFEPSTRTRFSFEVAEKKLGLQVLNFTAEHSSVQKGESLYDTVKTLESIGANAVVIRHQQDHFFEDLIDKVSIPIINAGDGCGHHPTQSLLDLLTIKQEFGHFEGLTVSIHGDIRHSRVARSNAEVLTRLGARVLFSGPSKWQDSTNTFGEYVDVHTAIQQSDVVMLLRIQHERHEEKDHAADYLHEFGLTKEREKLMNKNAIIMHPAPVNRGVEIDGDLIECERSRIFKQMENGVFARMAVLKRALQQIEQNQEVMKHVICS; from the coding sequence ATGTTAAACCTACTAATGATGAACCAGCTTTCTAATGAAGAAATCTACTCAATCTTAGATGATGCAGAACAATATCGAGCAGGAAAAGGATGGAAACCATTAGATACTGTTTTTGTCTCAAACTTATTTTTTGAGCCTAGTACAAGAACAAGATTTAGTTTTGAAGTAGCTGAAAAGAAATTAGGTCTACAGGTTCTGAATTTTACAGCAGAGCATTCGAGTGTTCAAAAAGGTGAATCTTTGTATGATACAGTGAAGACACTTGAATCAATTGGTGCCAATGCAGTGGTGATAAGGCATCAACAAGATCACTTTTTTGAGGATTTGATTGATAAGGTATCTATCCCTATTATTAATGCAGGAGATGGTTGTGGTCATCATCCAACACAATCACTGTTAGATCTACTCACAATTAAGCAAGAATTTGGTCATTTTGAAGGTTTGACGGTATCGATTCATGGAGATATAAGACATAGCCGTGTTGCAAGATCTAATGCAGAAGTTTTAACAAGATTGGGAGCAAGAGTACTTTTCTCCGGCCCAAGTAAATGGCAGGATTCAACAAACACTTTTGGTGAATATGTGGATGTTCATACGGCGATCCAACAATCAGATGTTGTGATGCTTCTAAGAATTCAACATGAAAGACATGAAGAAAAAGATCATGCAGCAGATTACTTACATGAGTTTGGTTTAACAAAAGAAAGAGAAAAACTTATGAATAAGAATGCAATCATTATGCATCCTGCACCTGTCAATCGTGGAGTTGAAATTGATGGTGATTTAATAGAATGCGAGCGTTCCAGAATCTTCAAACAAATGGAAAATGGTGTGTTTGCCAGAATGGCAGTTTTAAAGAGAGCTTTACAACAAATTGAGCAAAATCAGGAGGTAATGAAACATGTTATATGTTCTTAA
- a CDS encoding dihydroorotase produces MLYVLKNGLILDELGELKKSDVKVENGKIVEIGENLSTEGCEIISVNGQLISAGFIDLHVHLREPGGEHKETIATGTQSAAKGGFTTIAPMPNTRPVPDTKEQMEWLQNRIKETAVVKVLPYASITTRQLGEELTNFEALKEAGAFAFTDDGVGVQSAGKMLEAMKKAASIGAAIVAHCEENTLINKGSVHEGEFSEKHGINGIPSVCESVHIARDILLAEAAGCHYHVCHISTKESVRVVRDAKRAGINVTAEVTPHHLLLCEDDIPGLDPNFKMNPPLRGKADQEALIEGLLDGTIDFIATDHAPHAAEEKAEGMQLAPFGIVGLETAFPLLYTHFVLTKKFTLKQVVDFLTVEPAKAFGLTGGVLKVGETADITIVDLETEASIDPSEFLSKGKNTPFTGWECKGWPTLTIVDGNFVWEKGGITV; encoded by the coding sequence ATGTTATATGTTCTTAAAAATGGATTAATTTTAGATGAGCTTGGTGAGTTGAAAAAGTCAGATGTAAAGGTGGAAAATGGTAAGATTGTTGAAATTGGAGAAAACCTTTCAACAGAAGGTTGTGAAATCATATCAGTTAATGGTCAATTAATTTCAGCAGGATTTATCGACCTGCATGTCCACTTAAGAGAGCCAGGCGGTGAACACAAAGAAACAATTGCAACAGGTACACAAAGTGCAGCAAAAGGCGGCTTTACAACAATTGCGCCTATGCCAAACACTCGTCCGGTACCTGATACAAAAGAGCAAATGGAATGGTTGCAAAATCGTATTAAAGAAACAGCCGTTGTAAAAGTACTGCCATATGCTTCTATTACAACTAGACAGCTTGGTGAAGAATTAACAAACTTTGAGGCATTAAAAGAAGCGGGGGCATTTGCTTTTACTGATGATGGAGTAGGAGTCCAATCTGCAGGGAAAATGCTGGAAGCAATGAAAAAAGCAGCTTCTATCGGTGCAGCAATTGTTGCACACTGTGAGGAAAATACATTAATTAATAAAGGTTCAGTACACGAAGGCGAATTTTCTGAAAAGCATGGCATTAATGGAATTCCTTCTGTATGTGAGTCTGTACATATCGCGAGGGATATCCTTCTTGCGGAAGCTGCAGGCTGTCACTATCATGTGTGCCATATTAGTACAAAAGAATCTGTACGAGTGGTAAGAGATGCAAAGCGTGCCGGAATTAACGTAACAGCTGAGGTAACACCACATCACTTATTATTATGTGAAGATGATATTCCAGGACTTGATCCGAACTTTAAAATGAATCCTCCTTTAAGAGGAAAAGCAGATCAAGAAGCTTTAATTGAAGGTTTATTAGATGGAACAATTGATTTCATTGCAACAGATCATGCCCCACATGCAGCGGAAGAAAAAGCAGAAGGTATGCAGTTAGCACCATTCGGAATCGTCGGATTAGAAACAGCATTTCCGTTATTATACACACATTTCGTTTTAACAAAGAAATTCACATTAAAACAGGTAGTCGATTTCCTAACGGTTGAACCTGCAAAAGCGTTTGGTTTAACAGGAGGAGTACTTAAAGTTGGAGAAACAGCTGATATTACAATTGTAGATTTAGAAACAGAAGCGTCAATTGACCCAAGTGAATTTTTATCAAAAGGAAAAAATACACCATTCACAGGCTGGGAATGTAAAGGCTGGCCAACATTAACAATCGTAGATGGAAACTTTGTATGGGAAAAGGGAGGCATCACAGTATGA
- a CDS encoding carbamoyl phosphate synthase small subunit codes for MKRQLILEDGTVFLGEAFGSDKENFGEVVFNTGMTGYQEILSDPSYCGQIVTLTYPLIGNYGINRDDFETIAPFINGFVVKEFCDYPSNWRSEYTIDEYFKMKNIPGISGIDTRKLTRIIRMHGTLKGAICSADANPDEVISRLKGTQLPTNQVQVVSTKTAYPSPGRGHRVVLVDFGMKHGILRELNKRNCDVVVVPHNVTAEEVLQLNPDGIMLSNGPGDPKDVPEAIEMIKGILGKVPLFGICLGHQLFALACGADSEKMKFGHRGSNHPVKEISTGKVDITSQNHGYTVREDSIKDTELEVTHVALNDGTVEGLKHKQAPAFTVQYHPEASPGPEDANGLFDQFLNLMIEANKKEGVL; via the coding sequence ATGAAAAGACAACTAATCTTAGAAGATGGAACAGTATTTTTAGGTGAAGCATTTGGAAGTGACAAAGAAAATTTCGGAGAAGTCGTATTTAATACAGGTATGACAGGTTACCAAGAGATTCTTTCAGATCCTTCATACTGTGGTCAAATTGTTACATTAACGTATCCATTAATCGGAAACTATGGGATTAACAGAGATGATTTTGAAACCATTGCACCTTTTATTAACGGGTTTGTTGTAAAAGAATTTTGTGACTATCCTTCAAACTGGAGAAGTGAATACACAATTGACGAGTACTTTAAAATGAAAAACATTCCAGGAATTTCCGGGATTGACACTCGTAAGTTAACTAGAATTATTCGTATGCATGGGACATTAAAAGGAGCGATCTGCTCAGCAGATGCAAACCCGGACGAAGTTATTAGCAGACTAAAGGGAACGCAACTTCCTACTAATCAAGTGCAAGTTGTTTCGACTAAAACAGCATATCCAAGCCCTGGTAGAGGACACCGCGTAGTATTAGTTGATTTTGGGATGAAGCATGGTATTTTAAGAGAATTAAATAAACGTAACTGTGACGTAGTTGTTGTTCCTCATAATGTAACAGCTGAGGAAGTATTACAACTTAACCCGGATGGAATTATGCTTTCGAACGGTCCTGGAGATCCAAAGGATGTACCTGAAGCAATTGAAATGATTAAAGGTATTTTAGGGAAAGTTCCGTTATTTGGAATATGTTTAGGACATCAATTATTTGCCTTAGCTTGTGGTGCAGATTCAGAAAAAATGAAATTCGGTCACCGTGGATCTAACCACCCGGTAAAAGAAATAAGCACAGGTAAAGTAGATATTACTTCACAAAACCATGGATATACAGTTAGGGAAGATTCAATTAAGGATACTGAATTAGAAGTAACACATGTTGCATTAAACGATGGAACAGTTGAAGGTTTAAAACATAAACAAGCACCTGCATTTACAGTTCAATACCATCCAGAGGCTTCACCAGGTCCAGAGGATGCGAACGGATTATTTGATCAATTTTTAAACTTGATGATTGAAGCTAATAAGAAAGAAGGGGTTCTATAA